A part of Pseudoalteromonas arctica A 37-1-2 genomic DNA contains:
- a CDS encoding DUF3530 family protein, with protein sequence MLFPRFLKRAFYIQLSCALLLANPISAAEHIAPPNLSSIENSDIERLLPSDEIKPILAGETEFLSLYSEYMSSNFRGIVILIPDWHSSPTNNSGMSYLRKELNNLGYSTYAMTVPDIDWQASKMAEATPNEADTAPSKAEEPASPDTPTNAQPQPAKIKEEPHYVNAIEKVTDDILDNYKINLTSRFNALYQTAMEDSSNIVVIAQGTSAGVLLEYYADFPDERVEAFISLSSYLPNTKRNESLSQTASLVTPALLDIYYANDSTDILMSLKNRQRWVDRNAKFDYRQRQLFGLRDQPDQHARLTKEIDGFLRRLF encoded by the coding sequence ATGCTATTTCCACGGTTTTTAAAAAGGGCTTTTTATATACAGCTCAGCTGTGCCCTACTTTTAGCTAACCCCATCAGCGCGGCTGAACATATTGCCCCACCTAATCTATCAAGCATTGAAAATAGCGACATTGAGCGACTACTTCCAAGTGATGAAATAAAGCCTATATTGGCGGGTGAAACAGAATTTTTAAGCCTTTACAGCGAGTATATGAGTAGTAATTTTAGAGGTATCGTAATACTTATACCCGATTGGCACTCTTCACCTACCAATAATTCAGGTATGAGCTACTTGCGCAAAGAGCTTAATAATTTAGGTTACAGCACCTACGCAATGACAGTACCCGACATTGATTGGCAAGCAAGTAAAATGGCCGAAGCAACGCCTAATGAAGCAGATACAGCGCCTAGTAAAGCCGAGGAACCTGCATCACCCGACACACCAACAAACGCACAACCACAGCCTGCAAAAATAAAAGAAGAACCTCATTACGTTAATGCAATTGAAAAAGTAACTGACGACATACTTGATAACTATAAAATAAATCTAACTTCTCGTTTTAATGCGCTGTATCAAACCGCTATGGAAGATTCGAGTAATATAGTTGTTATAGCACAAGGCACGAGTGCGGGTGTGTTGTTGGAGTACTATGCAGATTTTCCGGACGAGAGAGTTGAGGCATTTATCAGTTTAAGTAGTTACTTACCTAATACCAAGCGTAACGAAAGCTTGAGCCAAACAGCATCACTTGTTACACCCGCCTTACTTGATATTTACTATGCAAATGACAGCACAGACATTTTAATGAGCCTTAAAAATCGTCAGCGCTGGGTTGACCGAAATGCAAAATTTGATTACCGCCAACGCCAGTTGTTTGGCCTGCGCGATCAACCCGATCAACACGCACGCCTAACAAAAGAAATAGACGGTTTTTTACGCCGACTTTTTTAA
- the djlA gene encoding co-chaperone DjlA, which yields MWGKILGFCFGFMFGKIFGAILGLYLGHLFDKSLKNNFDKAGGFSSLFSGDDVHERQALFFSSCFAVMGHIAKSNGRVSEVHIKAANLFMDEMGLKGEERREAQHAFQSGKESDFSLKETVHDFKERFAKRNDLIQLFLEIQIQMAFSDGVLAEQEKQLLAEVSKQLGISKTHFAFVLKRYQAEFNFRKQQQRFNQQQQNQGQSSSYREGSGHHVPPNNNMNRAQALALLGLSSDATQRDIKVAYRKLMSQHHPDKLVSQGLPKHMMELAVKKSQDIQAAYEYLKKSA from the coding sequence ATGTGGGGAAAAATTCTCGGTTTTTGTTTTGGCTTTATGTTTGGCAAAATATTTGGTGCCATTTTAGGTTTATACCTAGGTCATTTATTTGATAAAAGCTTAAAAAATAACTTTGATAAAGCAGGCGGCTTTTCTAGCTTATTTAGTGGTGACGATGTTCACGAGCGCCAAGCCTTATTCTTTTCAAGCTGCTTTGCTGTCATGGGGCACATTGCGAAGTCGAACGGTCGAGTCAGCGAAGTACATATAAAAGCGGCTAACTTGTTTATGGATGAAATGGGCTTAAAAGGCGAAGAACGCCGTGAAGCACAGCATGCATTTCAGTCAGGTAAAGAGAGCGACTTTTCACTTAAAGAAACAGTACACGATTTTAAAGAACGCTTTGCTAAACGAAACGATTTAATACAGTTATTTTTAGAAATACAAATTCAAATGGCGTTTTCTGACGGGGTATTAGCCGAACAAGAAAAGCAATTATTAGCAGAAGTAAGTAAACAGCTAGGCATTTCTAAAACACACTTTGCATTTGTATTAAAGCGCTACCAAGCTGAGTTTAACTTTAGAAAGCAACAACAGCGCTTTAATCAGCAGCAACAAAACCAAGGTCAAAGTAGTAGTTATCGTGAAGGTTCTGGCCATCATGTACCGCCAAATAATAATATGAACCGTGCGCAAGCATTGGCGCTATTGGGCTTAAGTAGCGATGCAACGCAGCGTGATATAAAAGTAGCGTACCGTAAACTTATGTCGCAACATCATCCAGATAAATTAGTATCGCAAGGTTTACCAAAACACATGATGGAGCTGGCTGTTAAAAAGAGCCAAGATATTCAAGCTGCTTATGAGTATTTAAAAAAGTCGGCGTAA
- a CDS encoding MotA/TolQ/ExbB proton channel family protein, translated as MFEKIVSNPICWCILLLALFVYQLIFHDLLHLKQYQAQRKGYWQEVSSILTAALPLLGLLGTIVGLLDTFKVMALGHNELMSDAIGDALLTTQLGLVCAIPAWLMQAYLAYSQRNPKLHTLSKQLG; from the coding sequence ATGTTTGAAAAAATCGTTAGTAACCCTATTTGCTGGTGTATTCTTTTACTCGCTTTATTTGTATACCAGCTGATTTTTCATGACTTACTGCACCTTAAACAATACCAAGCGCAGCGTAAAGGTTACTGGCAAGAGGTAAGCTCTATTTTAACTGCAGCGCTTCCGCTACTTGGTTTATTAGGCACCATTGTTGGTTTGCTTGATACATTTAAAGTAATGGCGCTGGGCCATAACGAGTTAATGAGTGACGCCATTGGTGATGCATTACTAACAACTCAATTGGGCCTTGTGTGCGCTATTCCCGCGTGGTTAATGCAAGCGTATTTAGCGTATTCGCAGCGTAATCCTAAATTACATACGTTAAGTAAACAGTTAGGGTAA
- a CDS encoding DUF3450 family protein: MRSLIKPISVVIALCSTMAVKADTVSELEQLVNKWLQIENQNTELNTHWLEQKSSMEQTLTLLNAEQQQLSELNQRRKKSTSELAQKREQLVTKQSELENEQQQLNDQLARISQQLLSLQVQLPPPLLSSWKNTGDLSDSQLSTTDKLQTALKMLTLLNDFQQRISIHEMAIKHPDGQEVWVKQLYLGAAQAWFVSEDLSYVGIGFPSDLGWQWEFDSSINAEQVALGIAVQQKKRAADWVTLPILSYVNKNQQGAK; encoded by the coding sequence ATGCGAAGCTTAATTAAACCAATTAGCGTAGTTATCGCGCTTTGTAGCACCATGGCAGTAAAGGCCGACACTGTTAGTGAGCTAGAACAACTCGTTAATAAATGGCTACAAATAGAAAATCAAAACACAGAATTAAATACTCATTGGCTTGAACAAAAAAGCAGTATGGAGCAAACCTTAACGCTTCTTAATGCCGAGCAGCAGCAACTTAGCGAGCTTAATCAGCGTAGAAAAAAAAGCACCAGTGAGCTTGCCCAAAAACGCGAACAGCTTGTTACTAAGCAATCAGAACTTGAAAATGAGCAACAGCAATTAAATGATCAACTAGCACGTATTTCTCAGCAATTACTTTCATTACAAGTGCAACTCCCCCCGCCACTTTTAAGTAGTTGGAAAAACACTGGTGATTTAAGCGACTCACAGCTCAGTACAACTGACAAATTACAAACAGCGCTAAAAATGCTGACTCTACTTAATGATTTTCAACAACGTATTTCAATTCACGAAATGGCTATTAAGCATCCTGACGGGCAAGAAGTGTGGGTAAAGCAGCTTTATTTAGGTGCAGCACAAGCATGGTTTGTAAGCGAAGACTTAAGTTACGTAGGTATTGGTTTTCCAAGTGACTTAGGTTGGCAGTGGGAATTTGACTCAAGCATTAATGCAGAACAAGTTGCACTGGGTATTGCTGTACAGCAAAAAAAGCGCGCTGCTGATTGGGTAACACTCCCAATATTAAGTTATGTAAATAAAAACCAGCAAGGGGCTAAATAA
- the murU gene encoding N-acetylmuramate alpha-1-phosphate uridylyltransferase MurU, with the protein MKAMILAAGRGQRMMPLTQNMPKPMLKVAGKPLIEHHINNLKAAGITDIVINLAWQGDKIKDYFKDGSQFGVNILYSQEVEGGLETAGGIIEALPLLGESFIVVNGDVYTDYDVSALMQLHLQPGEAHIVLIENPPHNLDGDFALSHLSAESQKYTFSGIGRYQADFFKGLTQGIRPLGPILREKLNEHLVSTELYIGQWDDIGTPERLNQLNTRLEA; encoded by the coding sequence ATGAAAGCGATGATTTTAGCGGCAGGGCGCGGACAACGTATGATGCCGCTCACGCAAAATATGCCAAAGCCAATGTTAAAAGTGGCAGGAAAACCACTTATTGAGCACCATATAAATAACCTTAAAGCAGCCGGCATTACCGATATTGTAATAAACCTTGCGTGGCAGGGTGATAAAATAAAAGACTATTTTAAAGATGGCAGTCAATTTGGCGTAAATATACTTTATAGCCAAGAAGTTGAAGGTGGCCTTGAAACAGCCGGCGGTATTATTGAAGCGTTACCGTTGTTGGGTGAATCGTTCATTGTAGTAAATGGCGATGTATACACCGACTATGATGTAAGTGCGCTAATGCAACTTCATTTACAACCCGGTGAGGCGCATATAGTGCTTATAGAAAACCCGCCACACAATCTAGATGGCGACTTTGCATTGAGCCATTTATCGGCCGAGAGTCAAAAATATACCTTTTCGGGGATTGGCAGATATCAGGCTGATTTTTTTAAAGGGTTAACGCAAGGTATTCGCCCTTTAGGGCCTATTTTACGTGAAAAGCTAAATGAACATTTAGTCTCTACTGAGCTCTATATAGGGCAGTGGGATGACATTGGTACACCAGAGCGTTTAAACCAATTAAACACGCGCCTTGAGGCGTAA
- a CDS encoding tetratricopeptide repeat protein — MNIFKTLKPLTRAVVTTLMCSLSLLGVSSVHASAASDTNAPLKVTLSPSDPTWQLAINNKLLGPTEVLIEPTERGFARQVQPLLQAGNYSEVAALFKGRDISQDSTALNLLRAQVLLSTKDFNNAELAYLACLKASPDLVKAHQGLSLLYMQQAKYDKAQTHLVHSIELGQADAQSYAQLAYIHVQHSQPWSAVAAYRQALMLAPETSQYQQGLLFALIESGDLSQANALLKELLNKAPDKAELWLQRAQIALQLDQKKQALAAIEVALKLNPKDTSNQLLAAQLHLSEGSSERAVSLLKQGLKHATKQQQVEVINTTMQTLGWLVSQQKWDLAKGLIGSAKRLTKQLPRDEQAQFSVYSAQIAMQQGNTKRALKSLNNALKINPNLGDALLSLASIYRSKSQLTQAKLMYVRAQALPDYQLSAWLGLSQIAIDSKDYPSALKHLRKALQANPQRQDLITNIRALENIVRQEG, encoded by the coding sequence ATGAATATATTTAAAACGCTAAAACCATTAACTCGCGCAGTTGTCACTACTTTAATGTGCTCACTCTCTTTATTAGGTGTAAGTAGCGTGCATGCAAGCGCTGCCAGTGATACTAATGCGCCACTAAAAGTAACGTTATCGCCTAGCGATCCAACATGGCAGTTAGCTATAAATAATAAATTACTGGGCCCTACAGAGGTCCTTATTGAGCCGACCGAGCGCGGTTTTGCTCGCCAAGTGCAGCCACTCTTACAAGCTGGTAATTACAGTGAAGTTGCTGCGCTATTTAAAGGCCGTGATATAAGCCAAGATAGCACTGCTTTAAACTTATTACGTGCACAAGTTCTGCTTTCAACAAAAGACTTTAATAACGCTGAACTAGCTTACTTAGCGTGTTTAAAAGCTTCACCTGATTTAGTAAAAGCACACCAAGGTTTGAGCCTTTTATACATGCAACAAGCAAAGTATGACAAAGCACAAACACACCTAGTTCACAGTATTGAACTTGGCCAAGCTGACGCACAAAGTTATGCGCAACTTGCTTATATACACGTGCAGCACAGCCAACCTTGGAGCGCAGTAGCGGCCTACCGCCAAGCGCTGATGCTAGCGCCAGAAACAAGCCAATATCAACAAGGGCTATTGTTTGCGTTAATTGAATCGGGTGATTTAAGCCAGGCAAATGCATTATTAAAAGAATTACTCAATAAAGCCCCTGATAAAGCTGAACTTTGGTTGCAACGTGCACAAATAGCGTTACAACTTGATCAAAAAAAGCAAGCGCTTGCTGCTATTGAAGTGGCCTTAAAACTCAACCCTAAAGATACCAGTAACCAGCTTTTAGCAGCCCAGCTGCATTTAAGTGAAGGTAGCAGTGAACGCGCTGTAAGTTTATTAAAGCAAGGTTTAAAACACGCCACTAAACAGCAGCAAGTTGAGGTTATTAATACCACGATGCAAACTTTAGGCTGGCTTGTATCTCAACAAAAATGGGATTTAGCTAAAGGTCTAATAGGCAGCGCAAAAAGATTAACTAAGCAACTACCCCGTGATGAACAAGCCCAGTTTTCTGTATACAGCGCACAAATTGCTATGCAACAAGGTAATACTAAACGTGCTCTTAAAAGCTTAAATAACGCACTTAAAATAAACCCGAATTTAGGTGATGCCCTACTTAGTTTAGCGAGTATTTATCGCAGTAAAAGCCAACTCACCCAAGCAAAACTTATGTACGTTCGTGCACAAGCCCTACCTGATTACCAACTATCAGCATGGCTTGGATTATCGCAAATAGCGATTGATTCTAAAGATTACCCGAGCGCGCTAAAGCATCTTAGAAAAGCATTACAAGCCAACCCACAACGCCAGGATTTGATTACTAATATTCGCGCCCTTGAGAATATAGTGCGCCAAGAAGGATAA
- a CDS encoding ExbD/TolR family protein, translating into MQSRLKHKLEQEAGQHIDMSPLLDVVFILLIFFIVTTVFVRESGVEVDKPQAVSASRLEQQVIFLAITDSQQVFFDGSQIGVAGVRSSVEQMLKQQQRPVVIQADKTVPTELLVQVIDEAKLAGAAQVNLATKQ; encoded by the coding sequence ATGCAATCACGATTAAAGCACAAGCTAGAGCAAGAAGCGGGGCAACATATCGATATGTCGCCGCTACTTGATGTGGTATTTATATTGCTAATATTTTTTATTGTTACAACCGTATTTGTACGCGAAAGCGGTGTTGAGGTTGATAAACCACAAGCCGTATCGGCCAGCCGCCTTGAGCAGCAAGTTATATTTTTAGCAATAACCGACTCTCAACAAGTATTTTTTGATGGCAGCCAAATTGGTGTTGCTGGCGTGCGTAGTAGTGTCGAGCAAATGTTAAAACAGCAACAACGCCCTGTGGTTATTCAAGCTGATAAAACAGTACCTACTGAGTTACTTGTTCAAGTAATTGACGAAGCAAAGCTGGCAGGCGCGGCGCAAGTTAACTTAGCTACGAAGCAATAA
- the zapE gene encoding cell division protein ZapE, whose translation MTVHSTQILSLYKAKIDTGELCFDAAQQNAVEALNTLSEQLQAHTSWWQKATLIKGVYLYGPVGRGKSMLMDLFYKNLPIEQKQRLHFHHFIAQVHAQLSQLQGQKNPLILIAKQWAKSIRVLCFDEFFVSDIGDAMIMARLFNALFEQGVVLVATSNAKPEQLYYNGLQRARFLPTIDLINNHCHIINVAGEDDHRFRYGKNSRHYFINLSNHDFENKFLASYPAVTCSNTVSVHGRDLPCLLRADNALMIDFMALCSGPRSANDYMFLATKFDVLYVSNVPQMGVKATGKVIVHGIEDSYQREKQILDEHTFDDEARRFIALVDEFYDCHKLLVINAQTDIEHLYKGKKLSFEYARTQSRIVEMQNW comes from the coding sequence ATGACAGTGCACAGCACACAAATTTTAAGCCTTTACAAAGCAAAAATAGACACAGGTGAACTGTGTTTTGATGCTGCGCAGCAAAATGCAGTGGAAGCTTTAAATACGCTAAGCGAGCAACTTCAAGCTCACACATCGTGGTGGCAAAAAGCGACTTTAATAAAAGGTGTTTATTTATACGGACCCGTAGGGCGTGGTAAATCCATGTTAATGGATTTATTTTATAAAAACCTACCTATTGAGCAAAAGCAGCGGCTGCATTTTCATCATTTTATAGCACAAGTGCATGCCCAGCTTTCGCAGCTACAAGGTCAAAAAAATCCACTAATCCTAATTGCAAAACAGTGGGCTAAAAGTATTCGTGTATTGTGTTTTGACGAGTTTTTTGTGAGCGACATTGGCGATGCCATGATTATGGCCAGATTGTTCAATGCGTTGTTTGAACAAGGTGTTGTGCTGGTGGCCACATCGAACGCAAAGCCAGAGCAGCTTTATTACAACGGCCTGCAACGGGCGCGATTTTTACCTACTATCGATTTGATTAATAACCATTGCCATATAATTAACGTGGCAGGGGAGGACGATCACCGTTTTAGATATGGTAAAAATAGTCGTCACTATTTTATTAATTTATCAAATCACGATTTTGAAAATAAGTTTTTAGCTTCGTATCCGGCTGTAACATGCAGCAATACAGTTAGTGTGCATGGGCGCGATTTACCTTGTTTATTAAGAGCCGATAACGCCTTGATGATTGATTTTATGGCGCTATGTTCAGGCCCACGCAGTGCTAACGATTATATGTTTTTAGCAACCAAATTTGATGTGTTATATGTATCGAACGTGCCGCAAATGGGTGTTAAAGCAACGGGTAAAGTTATTGTTCATGGTATAGAAGATAGTTACCAACGCGAAAAACAAATACTTGATGAGCATACTTTTGACGACGAAGCACGGCGCTTTATTGCCTTAGTAGATGAGTTTTACGATTGCCATAAATTGCTGGTAATAAATGCGCAAACCGATATTGAACACTTGTATAAAGGTAAAAAGTTGAGCTTTGAATATGCGCGCACACAATCACGCATAGTCGAAATGCAAAATTGGTAA
- a CDS encoding MotA/TolQ/ExbB proton channel family protein: MATNSIIKVFSATVLLLSANISFAASSDDAKQSILSDIKTAQRTLNKTQNSISKEQATLAKQIFTKQQSLSKLREQAAVNRRLADENTLSLDQLQTRLDTWQQQQQYQLNLLSRFVRQNTSNSASSNESTNNQNELLSRVISQINNQEQALYPQFKKQSVVLSNGELSQANTLQIGPVAWFSAQTPKLMGLLNLDDESNALKVALVQSTSDDNPLDNTLKQNGVGSTLLTFDPSLTHLVTSQAQQESPLEHLEKGGLWAIPIILFACFALTIALLKAAQLLRLSKIKMHSQMQLQQFFKAENSSEFAGMQQQLFNLTLQSEKGQVRDDQLFNQLIHDKHKLDNFIGAIAVTAAVAPLLGLLGTVSGMIETFKMMTLFGSGDPEVVSGGIAQALITTELGLVVAIPALVLNALLSRKAKAYYSQLEGFALQLSQLEKGETNV, translated from the coding sequence ATGGCTACTAACAGCATAATTAAAGTATTTAGCGCCACAGTTTTACTTTTAAGTGCAAACATTTCTTTTGCAGCTAGCAGTGATGATGCTAAACAAAGTATTTTAAGTGATATTAAAACAGCGCAACGTACTCTAAATAAAACTCAAAATAGTATTTCAAAAGAGCAAGCTACCCTTGCAAAGCAAATTTTTACCAAGCAGCAATCGCTCAGTAAATTACGCGAACAAGCCGCAGTTAATCGCCGCCTAGCTGACGAAAACACATTAAGCCTCGATCAGTTACAAACCCGATTAGACACTTGGCAACAGCAGCAGCAATACCAATTAAACTTACTTAGCCGTTTTGTACGCCAAAATACCAGCAATAGTGCGAGCAGTAACGAGTCGACTAATAACCAAAACGAGTTATTAAGCCGCGTTATATCGCAAATTAATAATCAAGAGCAGGCACTTTATCCACAGTTTAAAAAACAATCGGTTGTGCTAAGTAATGGCGAATTAAGCCAAGCTAATACCCTTCAAATCGGGCCTGTTGCATGGTTTAGTGCGCAAACACCTAAACTTATGGGTTTATTAAATTTAGATGATGAATCTAATGCATTAAAAGTAGCGTTAGTACAATCTACAAGTGACGACAACCCACTCGATAATACTTTAAAGCAAAACGGTGTAGGCTCAACATTACTTACTTTTGATCCTAGTTTAACGCACTTAGTGACTAGCCAAGCCCAACAAGAAAGTCCGCTTGAACACCTAGAGAAAGGCGGTTTATGGGCTATCCCTATTATTTTATTTGCCTGCTTTGCACTAACCATTGCGCTATTAAAAGCCGCGCAACTACTGCGTTTAAGTAAAATTAAAATGCACTCTCAAATGCAATTACAGCAATTTTTTAAAGCTGAAAATAGCAGTGAATTTGCAGGCATGCAGCAGCAGTTATTTAACTTAACGCTGCAAAGCGAAAAAGGCCAAGTACGAGACGATCAATTATTTAATCAGTTAATTCATGATAAGCATAAACTCGATAACTTTATTGGCGCTATTGCCGTTACGGCTGCAGTAGCCCCATTACTCGGGTTATTAGGCACTGTTAGCGGCATGATCGAAACATTTAAAATGATGACCTTGTTTGGCTCAGGTGACCCAGAAGTTGTATCGGGCGGTATCGCACAAGCACTTATAACAACCGAATTGGGTTTAGTCGTTGCCATCCCTGCATTGGTATTAAATGCATTGCTATCACGTAAAGCAAAAGCGTACTACAGCCAGCTCGAAGGCTTTGCATTACAGCTAAGTCAACTAGAAAAAGGAGAGACCAATGTTTGA
- a CDS encoding energy transducer TonB — MHTIDSPQKTKNNRHPLFAFGLSLIVLSAALLLLWLGQLAEHHIQDKVVVREIAMVALPPPPPPSISQQQTSEPMQSLAVEGAGASIQAVKIKINSNLSIVKPDTPSVKVSAPQWQSMSVNWDAFSLNQLDGLPTLLTPVKAVLPKSLTRRGVDVFTVKLDVFIDESGKVSLIEVVQNPYPELKPAIDKIIKQSRFSAPKKEGETVRARFIWPIEFKP, encoded by the coding sequence ATGCACACGATTGACTCGCCTCAAAAAACAAAAAACAATCGCCATCCACTTTTTGCATTTGGCCTTAGCCTCATTGTACTTAGTGCTGCATTACTGCTTTTATGGCTTGGACAACTTGCCGAACACCATATACAAGACAAAGTGGTTGTACGTGAGATTGCCATGGTGGCACTGCCACCTCCTCCTCCGCCATCAATATCGCAACAGCAAACAAGTGAGCCAATGCAAAGCTTAGCGGTAGAAGGTGCAGGCGCATCTATTCAAGCCGTAAAAATTAAGATCAACAGCAATTTAAGTATTGTAAAACCCGATACACCTAGCGTAAAAGTAAGCGCGCCACAATGGCAATCAATGAGTGTAAATTGGGATGCATTTAGCTTAAATCAACTCGATGGTCTCCCCACTTTGCTTACTCCCGTCAAGGCCGTTTTACCAAAAAGCTTAACCCGCCGAGGTGTTGATGTATTTACTGTAAAACTCGATGTATTTATTGATGAAAGTGGCAAGGTAAGTTTAATTGAGGTAGTACAAAACCCATACCCTGAACTTAAACCAGCTATCGACAAAATTATTAAACAAAGCCGCTTTAGTGCACCTAAAAAAGAAGGTGAAACCGTACGCGCTCGCTTTATTTGGCCAATCGAATTTAAACCTTAA
- the rsuA gene encoding 16S rRNA pseudouridine(516) synthase RsuA, with protein MKFPCRLDKFISHLAEIPRTQARASIKRKEVSVNGEVITSHNFQLAQQDEVLYQGTPLVFLGKRYYMLNKPVGYVCANSDELHKTVFDLLDEPNMSDFHVAGRLDIDTTGLVIITNDGDWSHKITAPKSNKFKTYLVETQEPITDEALEQLRTGVMLHNEKDLTRPAIAERLANYGLRLSISEGKYHQVKRMLYAVDNKVVELHREQIAGITLDENLASGEYRLLTAQEIKL; from the coding sequence ATGAAATTCCCTTGCCGCTTAGATAAATTTATTAGCCACTTAGCTGAAATACCGCGTACCCAAGCTCGCGCGAGTATTAAGCGAAAAGAAGTAAGCGTTAATGGCGAAGTAATCACATCACATAATTTTCAGCTAGCCCAGCAAGATGAAGTACTGTACCAAGGTACCCCTTTGGTATTTTTAGGTAAGCGCTATTACATGCTAAATAAACCTGTTGGCTATGTATGTGCTAACAGTGACGAGCTACATAAAACTGTTTTTGACTTACTTGATGAGCCAAATATGAGCGACTTTCACGTAGCAGGTCGTCTTGATATAGATACCACAGGGTTAGTTATTATTACTAATGATGGCGATTGGTCACATAAAATTACGGCACCTAAAAGCAATAAATTTAAAACCTACCTCGTCGAAACCCAAGAGCCGATTACCGATGAAGCCCTTGAGCAATTACGAACAGGTGTCATGCTGCATAACGAAAAAGATTTAACCCGCCCAGCTATTGCCGAACGACTTGCTAATTACGGCCTGCGTTTATCAATAAGTGAAGGTAAGTATCATCAAGTTAAGCGTATGCTTTACGCGGTAGATAACAAAGTGGTTGAACTGCATCGCGAGCAGATTGCGGGAATTACCCTAGATGAAAACTTGGCCAGTGGTGAATATCGATTATTAACAGCGCAAGAAATTAAGTTATAA
- the rluA gene encoding bifunctional tRNA pseudouridine(32) synthase/23S rRNA pseudouridine(746) synthase RluA produces the protein MLVNYNPPMSPYLTILFQDDNLLIVNKPSELLTVPGKDPKHADSLINRVNRVFPTARIVHRLDMATSGILCLAMNKAAHRHLSMQFQERETAKRYIARVYGQLEAETGSVDLPLICDWPNRPKQMVDHDRGKPSLTHFKILEREENATRVELTPITGRSHQLRVHMLSLGHPILGDRLYAHKEALAAAPRLQLHAQMLQLKHPVTEQVLTFEAELEF, from the coding sequence GTGTTAGTTAACTACAATCCCCCTATGAGTCCGTATTTAACAATACTTTTTCAGGATGACAACTTACTTATAGTTAATAAGCCAAGTGAGTTATTAACTGTCCCAGGTAAAGATCCTAAACATGCCGACAGCTTAATTAATCGTGTTAATCGTGTTTTTCCAACAGCGAGAATAGTGCACCGCTTAGATATGGCGACTTCTGGCATACTGTGCCTCGCCATGAATAAAGCCGCGCACAGACATTTAAGTATGCAGTTTCAAGAGCGCGAAACAGCTAAACGTTACATAGCACGTGTATACGGACAACTTGAAGCTGAAACAGGATCAGTAGATTTACCCCTTATTTGTGATTGGCCTAATCGCCCAAAACAAATGGTTGATCACGACAGAGGTAAACCTTCGCTTACGCATTTCAAAATACTTGAGCGTGAAGAAAATGCAACCCGTGTAGAGCTAACCCCCATCACTGGTCGCTCGCATCAACTACGTGTGCATATGTTAAGCCTTGGTCATCCTATTTTAGGTGATAGACTCTACGCCCACAAAGAGGCACTTGCTGCCGCTCCTCGCTTACAATTACATGCACAAATGCTGCAATTAAAGCACCCCGTAACTGAGCAAGTACTTACTTTTGAAGCCGAATTAGAGTTTTAA